The following are encoded in a window of Platichthys flesus chromosome 19, fPlaFle2.1, whole genome shotgun sequence genomic DNA:
- the tacr1b gene encoding LOW QUALITY PROTEIN: tachykinin receptor 1b (The sequence of the model RefSeq protein was modified relative to this genomic sequence to represent the inferred CDS: inserted 1 base in 1 codon), translating to MFTSLASIAPRRKESAQLTRYDLFLTSNSPNGQTDARKMDPLYNTTDCNGTTGSVNCSDGFNQFVQPVWQITLWAVAYCSMVAVSVVGNMVVIWIILAHKCMRTVTNYFLVNLALAEAAMSAFNTVINFVYAVHNEWYFGLVYCRFHNFFPIAAIFASIYSMTAIALDRYMAIIHPLKQRMSSTQTRVVIGVIWTLALLLAFPQYYYSSTALLPGRSVCYIDWPEYSTLDFKKIYYVCVTLLIYFLPLCVMGCAYTTVGVTLWASEIPGNSSEHYKQQLIAKRKVVKMMIVVVCTFAVCWLPYHIYFLLHQFFPELFEQRYIQQVYLAVMWLAMSSTMYNPIIYCCLNRRFRAGFHQAFCCCNPTIIKEELELKSPRYLQAQASIYRASRMETVVSVADHPAAEDQKRAELPXCASLTPPHLGVTTNGSGPEMLTA from the exons ATGTTCACCAGCCTGGCTTCTATTGCTCCTCGTAGAAAGGAATCAGCTCAGTTGACGAGATATGATCTATTTTTAACTTCCAACTCACCAAACGGTCAGACAGATGCCCGGAAGATGGACCCGCTGTACAACACCACCGATTGTAACGGGACGACCGGCTCCGTTAACTGCAGCGACGGCTTCAACCAGTTCGTCCAGCCAGTGTGGCAGATCACGCTGTGGGCTGTCGCGTATTGCAGCATGGTCGCGGTGTCTGTGGTTGGAAACATGGTGGTTATCTGGATTATTCTGGCGCACAAATGCATGAGGACCGTCACCAATTACTTTCTG GTCAACCTGGCCTTAGCTGAGGCTGCCATGTCTGCATTCAACACAGTGATCAACTTTGTGTATGCTGTTCACAACGAGTGGTACTTTGGTTTGGTTTACTGCCGCTTCCACAACTTCTTCCCCATTGCAGCCATATTTGCCAGCATTTACTCCATGACGGCCATCGCTCTGGACag ATACATGGCTATCATCCACCCCCTGAAGCAGAGGATGTCTTCCACACAGACCCGTGTGGTGATTGGTGTGATCTGGACCCTGGCTCTGCTTCTAGCCTTCCCTCAGTACTACTACTCATCTACCGCCCTGCTGCCCGGACGCTCCGTCTGCTACATAGACTGGCCTGAGTACTCCACTCTGGACTTCAAGAAGAT ATACTACGTGTGTGTGACACTGCTCATCTACTTCCTGCCCCTGTGCGTTATGGGCTGCGCATACACAACCGTAGGTGTCACCCTCTGGGCGAGTGAGATTCCCGGAAACTCGTCCGAACACTACAAACAACAGCTCATTGCCAAACGCAAG gtggtgaagatgatgatcGTGGTGGTGTGTACGTTCGCTGTCTGCTGGCTGCCCTATCACATCTACTTCTTACTGCACCAGTTCTTCCCGGAGCTGTTCGAGCAGCGCTACATCCAGCAGGTGTACCTTGCCGTCATGTGGCTGGCCATGAGCTCCACCATGTACAACCCGATCATCTACTGCTGCCTCAACAGAAG GTTTAGAGCAGGTTTCCACCAGGCGTTTTGCTGCTGCAACCCCACCATCATCAAGGAGGAGCTAGAGCTCAAGTCACCTCGTTACCTGCAAGcacag GCGAGCATATACCGAGCCAGCAGGATGGAGACAGTTGTCTCCGTTGCAGACCACCCTGCAGCAGAGGATCAGAAGAGGGCAGAGCTGC TCTGTGCCTCTCTCACCCCGCCTCACCTGGGGGTCACAACCAATGGCTCAGGCCCCGAGATGTTGACCGCATGA